Proteins encoded in a region of the Nicotiana tomentosiformis chromosome 9, ASM39032v3, whole genome shotgun sequence genome:
- the LOC138898726 gene encoding uncharacterized protein: MFTSANPKEDPQDFIDEMHKTLRVMRTIEAEGVELAAYRLKGVAYSWFEPWEDSREWGSSPTRWSEFVDVFVDHFLPAETKAACAVEFDNLKQGSKSVWEYHMEFARLSKYAILMLPTMEARVRRFMQGLSPLVINKAATTALNSDMNYGKMVEFSQATEDRKLKKRRER; encoded by the coding sequence ATGTTCACCAGTGCTAATCCCAaggaggatccacaggacttcattgatgagatgcataagactctccgagttatgcgcaCTATTGAggcggagggagtggagttggccgcctatcgcctgaaaggggtggcctattcttggtttgagccgtgggaggactctcgggagtgGGGGAGCTCTCCaacgagatggagtgagtttgttgATGTCTTtgtagaccatttcttgcctgccgagactaaggcagcatGTGCCGTAGAGTTTGAtaatcttaagcaagggagtaagagtgtgtgggagtatcacatggagtttgcgcgtctgtctaaatatgccattcttatgttgcctactatggaggctagggtGCGTCGGTTTATGcaaggccttagccccttggttatcaataaggccgctacaactgccttgaattcagatatgaactatggaaaaatGGTAGaattttctcaagctacagaggaccgAAAGTTGAAGAAGAGAAGGGAGCGATAG